A genomic stretch from Qipengyuania pelagi includes:
- a CDS encoding glycosyltransferase family 2 protein produces the protein MEIEETSGAEPGPDLNLDSKAVDIIVVNWNAGEQLAACLDSIARHADQLVRSVILVDNGSTDGSADIAIEGLPLKTIKNGDNLGFGRACNIGAAHARAPYMLFLNPDAALLPDSLKHTVSFLQHPENRQVGVLGIRLVDENGDVQRHTTNRASPRTMFTHEQRAVQFDHLDSRSVDHVIGAFYLIRSEIFRKLGGFDERFFVYLEDVDLSARVQDAGWGIHYLADATAYHKGGGTSDQVKAKRLFYSMRSRILYSFKHFTPIQAMAVMATTLLAEPVLRLGRAMKRRSRAEMGETLRAFIYLYRDLPEIARAAVRGNKK, from the coding sequence ATGGAGATTGAGGAAACGAGCGGAGCCGAGCCGGGACCGGACTTGAACCTTGATTCCAAAGCCGTAGATATAATCGTGGTCAATTGGAATGCGGGTGAGCAGCTGGCCGCTTGTCTGGATTCAATCGCGCGTCATGCTGATCAATTGGTCAGATCCGTCATCCTGGTCGACAATGGATCAACGGATGGGTCAGCCGATATCGCGATCGAAGGGCTCCCCCTCAAGACGATCAAAAACGGCGACAACCTTGGTTTCGGCCGCGCATGCAACATTGGTGCTGCGCACGCGCGTGCCCCGTATATGCTGTTTCTCAATCCCGATGCCGCCCTGCTTCCGGACAGTCTCAAGCACACTGTCTCGTTTCTCCAACATCCTGAAAATCGCCAGGTCGGTGTACTCGGAATTCGCCTTGTCGATGAAAACGGGGATGTCCAGCGGCACACGACGAACCGGGCAAGTCCACGCACGATGTTCACACACGAACAACGGGCGGTGCAGTTCGATCATCTCGATAGCCGATCCGTCGACCATGTTATCGGCGCATTTTATCTGATCCGATCCGAGATATTTAGAAAACTGGGTGGATTTGACGAGCGCTTCTTCGTTTATCTTGAAGATGTCGACCTATCAGCGAGAGTGCAAGATGCCGGATGGGGCATCCATTACCTCGCGGATGCCACGGCCTATCATAAGGGAGGCGGCACGTCTGATCAGGTTAAGGCGAAGCGGCTTTTCTATTCGATGCGGAGCCGCATACTCTACAGTTTCAAACATTTCACCCCCATCCAGGCCATGGCGGTTATGGCCACAACCTTGCTGGCTGAGCCGGTCCTGCGGCTCGGAAGGGCGATGAAGCGGCGGTCCCGAGCGGAGATGGGGGAAACTTTGCGCGCCTTCATCTATCTTTACCGCGATTTACCCGAAATAGCGCGGGCTGCTGTACGCGGGAATAAAAAGTGA
- a CDS encoding 2OG-Fe(II) oxygenase, with translation MPNAAEFSGMIRQSAFEESERKGVEFKSGHPFPHLVIDNFLTQDFAGRLHDEARQTVADKDASNGITQSLKVACTDWSEFGPLTHRLISYLNSRSFLDWLEPVVGIEGLFGDPGLEGGGIHMTRRGGFLKMHTDFNWHDDLEADRRINILLYLNKDWIPEYGGELLLADLEQKDVRSIEPIINRLVIFNTNDLTLHGHPDPLSFPDDYPRTSIALYYYSHGKPDGERIRGKSTTTRYLPRDSKDISLRSGSMRARLGYLARRFFRL, from the coding sequence ATGCCCAATGCTGCCGAATTTAGCGGAATGATCCGCCAGTCCGCATTCGAGGAGTCTGAGCGCAAAGGCGTTGAATTCAAAAGCGGGCATCCGTTCCCGCATCTCGTGATCGACAATTTCCTCACGCAGGATTTTGCGGGCAGACTTCACGACGAAGCGCGTCAGACGGTTGCGGACAAGGATGCAAGCAATGGCATTACCCAGTCTCTGAAAGTGGCCTGCACTGATTGGAGCGAGTTCGGGCCCCTAACGCATAGACTCATTTCCTATCTTAATTCGCGATCTTTCCTCGATTGGTTGGAGCCGGTCGTCGGGATTGAGGGGTTGTTCGGTGACCCAGGTCTGGAGGGTGGTGGTATCCATATGACCAGGCGTGGCGGGTTTTTGAAGATGCACACCGATTTCAACTGGCACGATGATCTGGAAGCGGACCGCCGTATTAATATCTTGCTTTATCTCAATAAAGACTGGATTCCTGAATATGGTGGAGAGTTGCTGCTTGCTGATCTCGAGCAGAAAGACGTTCGTTCGATCGAGCCGATCATCAACCGCCTGGTGATCTTCAATACGAACGATCTTACGCTGCATGGTCATCCAGACCCTCTGAGCTTCCCTGACGATTACCCGCGCACCAGCATCGCGTTGTATTATTATTCGCACGGTAAACCCGACGGCGAGCGTATTCGCGGGAAGTCGACTACGACGCGCTACCTTCCTCGCGACAGCAAGGATATCAGTCTGAGAAGCGGTTCGATGAGGGCTCGCCTGGGTTATCTTGCGCGCCGCTTTTTCCGGCTATAG
- a CDS encoding EpsG family protein encodes MTSASAQMVDVQKSPHLGSRELSALILVVAWGFLSYAAATRLFGLGRDYIEYLSFYQAVPVYLSTSTQRFELGFSFAAWLFRYVINVDYPWFAFAIIATSLGIKFFLFWKYLRYPLIGAVYYLVTFYPIHEYTQVRTALGLALGYLALHLAYERRFVRAVIAIAIGATFHASVVILLPMYLAATYGRKSFPALSVVSILILAVGLSDSLRSSAISFFSDINPLLAAYAQNREFNEISIFSLNNIGLLLAIFLGFFAGWQKESRYHSLFFVISIGAILVVIGLSGVPMVAQRVKEVLYVSTIFVAHRSVFSYRNIPAVMMLWLTGGLLFYLNLHSDVLGGY; translated from the coding sequence GTGACATCAGCATCAGCTCAAATGGTTGATGTCCAAAAATCACCACACCTGGGTTCGCGCGAACTGTCTGCGTTGATCCTCGTCGTAGCGTGGGGGTTCCTGTCCTATGCCGCTGCAACACGTTTGTTTGGGCTTGGTCGCGACTACATCGAATACCTGTCCTTTTATCAAGCCGTCCCAGTCTACCTTTCGACCAGCACGCAAAGATTTGAGCTGGGTTTCAGCTTCGCTGCATGGCTGTTCCGATATGTAATAAATGTCGACTATCCGTGGTTTGCGTTTGCAATCATAGCCACATCGCTTGGGATAAAATTCTTCCTATTTTGGAAATATTTGCGGTACCCCCTGATTGGGGCAGTCTACTATCTGGTGACCTTCTATCCGATCCATGAATACACCCAAGTGCGAACGGCCCTGGGATTGGCTCTAGGGTACCTAGCACTTCATCTTGCATACGAGCGGCGGTTTGTAAGGGCGGTGATTGCGATCGCAATCGGTGCAACCTTTCACGCCAGCGTGGTAATTCTATTGCCCATGTATCTTGCTGCCACTTACGGTCGAAAAAGTTTCCCAGCTCTGTCTGTTGTGTCAATTCTGATATTGGCGGTCGGTTTGTCTGATTCCTTGCGCAGTAGTGCAATCAGCTTTTTCTCCGACATAAATCCGCTTTTGGCTGCTTACGCACAGAACCGCGAATTTAATGAGATCAGCATCTTTTCCTTAAATAATATCGGACTTCTACTAGCAATATTTCTAGGGTTTTTTGCTGGTTGGCAGAAAGAAAGCCGTTATCATTCTCTGTTTTTTGTAATCTCCATAGGTGCGATTTTAGTTGTTATTGGCCTATCCGGCGTTCCGATGGTCGCTCAGAGGGTCAAGGAGGTTCTGTATGTATCCACAATTTTTGTCGCGCACCGCTCAGTTTTCTCCTATAGGAATATACCAGCAGTAATGATGCTTTGGCTTACTGGGGGATTGCTTTTTTATTTGAATTTGCATTCAGATGTTTTGGGCGGATATTAG
- a CDS encoding glycosyltransferase family 4 protein: MRILIPVLGFARAGGYRVLSELANAWLRAGHEVSFVAPATSGQPYFPTQASIHWVDEDGRNVDSPHGKGETGLGNLRALFAGIRRLHHDFDVVLANHSLTTWPTVLARVPRGKRFYYIQAYEPEYYVLERRPLLWLLSRLSYALPLTQIANASIYRHALVRPFAIVPFGIDLSLFRPKLSSQRQPSEPLIIGTIGRSEPQKGALYVLKAFEELYASDPRHRLRIAYGNLPAGWSHPAAEIVVPSNDAELAEFYRSIDVLVAAGTVQHGAPHYPALEALASGAALVTTGFEPATSENAWIVPNRDATAIAEAIREISTRPDAASRRSNSGYEAVQAFGWDVVSAKMLDVFAKDRENAGLDPRSEKTQKENRS, from the coding sequence ATGCGCATTTTGATACCTGTTTTGGGATTTGCTCGCGCTGGCGGCTATCGAGTGCTGTCCGAATTGGCGAACGCATGGCTACGAGCCGGCCACGAAGTCTCGTTCGTTGCCCCCGCCACGAGCGGGCAGCCATATTTTCCCACGCAAGCCTCGATCCATTGGGTCGATGAAGATGGCCGAAATGTTGATAGCCCACACGGTAAGGGCGAGACAGGCTTAGGCAATCTACGGGCACTCTTCGCCGGCATTCGTCGGCTCCACCACGATTTCGATGTGGTCCTTGCCAATCACAGCCTTACTACGTGGCCCACAGTGCTTGCTCGGGTGCCTCGTGGAAAACGGTTCTACTACATTCAGGCGTACGAGCCGGAATACTACGTGTTGGAACGCCGTCCGCTGTTATGGCTGCTTTCGCGCCTGTCCTACGCACTGCCGCTAACCCAGATAGCCAACGCTTCGATTTATCGACACGCGTTGGTACGGCCTTTCGCCATCGTACCCTTCGGCATCGATCTGAGCCTGTTCCGCCCTAAGCTTTCGTCGCAAAGGCAGCCGTCCGAGCCGCTGATAATAGGGACCATTGGACGCAGTGAGCCGCAAAAAGGCGCACTTTACGTCCTGAAGGCGTTCGAGGAACTCTATGCGAGCGATCCGCGTCACCGCTTGCGGATCGCTTACGGCAACCTTCCGGCTGGCTGGTCGCACCCTGCGGCCGAAATTGTCGTACCGTCAAACGATGCCGAGCTTGCGGAATTCTATCGGTCCATCGACGTACTGGTTGCAGCCGGTACGGTGCAGCACGGTGCGCCTCACTATCCTGCCCTTGAAGCGCTAGCCAGCGGGGCAGCGTTGGTCACTACCGGCTTCGAACCAGCAACCAGCGAAAACGCCTGGATTGTCCCCAATCGCGATGCAACTGCGATTGCCGAGGCAATCAGGGAAATCTCTACGCGGCCGGACGCGGCCTCGCGGCGCTCGAATTCGGGATACGAAGCCGTACAAGCCTTCGGCTGGGATGTGGTTTCCGCCAAGATGCTTGATGTATTTGCCAAGGATCGCGAAAATGCTGGGCTTGATCCTCGATCCGAAAAAACGCAGAAAGAAAACAGGTCGTGA
- a CDS encoding O-antigen translocase, producing the protein MSLIRTSALNGMATVVRMASAIVINKVLAVLVGPSGYAVIGQFQNLFSVVVTFATGAINTGVTKGTAAYGTDPDRQRVLWRTAATVVLGASLVVAIAVVVFSRQLAEGFLGGADRAGVMIWAAISIIPISFNALLLAIMNGLKDVRRYVLSNIAGSILALLLTGGLAWYRGLEGALIALSLNQAVVIVVTVMLVRRCEWFEPRKWFGALNSRELRGLGRYTLMAATTAIVGPVSLLLVRYILIERFGFAFAGYWDAMWRISLIYLTLITTTLTLYYLPRIAELRDWEELHAELRQVLRLAVPAVAVLALGIFFLRDIAIALLFSDSFAPMEQLFAWQLSGDVLKITAWVFAFLMIGRGLVVEFILTEILGALVFVLATWLLTPVMGFTGVAAAHCLNYAIYLLVVAWLTVGTPDRRKRLLAITE; encoded by the coding sequence ATGTCACTAATTCGCACCAGCGCCCTGAATGGAATGGCGACGGTCGTGCGGATGGCGTCGGCAATTGTCATCAACAAGGTGTTGGCGGTGCTCGTCGGTCCCTCCGGCTATGCAGTAATCGGACAATTCCAGAATTTGTTCTCGGTGGTGGTCACCTTTGCGACCGGCGCGATAAACACCGGGGTTACAAAGGGGACCGCTGCCTACGGGACCGATCCTGACAGACAGCGCGTCCTCTGGCGGACGGCTGCAACGGTGGTTCTTGGTGCATCTTTGGTTGTTGCCATCGCTGTGGTTGTCTTCAGCCGCCAATTGGCCGAGGGGTTTCTCGGCGGCGCCGATCGGGCCGGGGTGATGATCTGGGCTGCCATCAGCATAATTCCGATAAGTTTCAACGCATTGTTACTGGCGATCATGAACGGGTTGAAGGACGTTCGTCGCTATGTGCTGAGCAATATTGCGGGATCGATCCTAGCGTTGCTTCTTACCGGGGGTCTTGCTTGGTATCGCGGCCTGGAAGGCGCGCTGATCGCGCTGAGCTTGAATCAGGCTGTCGTCATCGTCGTTACGGTTATGCTGGTGCGTCGTTGCGAGTGGTTCGAACCGCGCAAATGGTTCGGGGCGTTGAATAGTCGCGAGTTGCGCGGCCTCGGTAGGTACACCCTAATGGCAGCGACCACTGCGATCGTTGGTCCGGTCAGTTTGTTGCTTGTGCGCTATATCCTTATCGAACGTTTCGGGTTCGCCTTTGCGGGGTACTGGGACGCGATGTGGCGGATCAGCCTTATTTATCTGACGCTGATCACCACCACCTTGACGCTCTATTACCTGCCTCGAATAGCCGAGCTTCGTGATTGGGAGGAGTTGCACGCCGAACTGCGTCAAGTCCTACGTCTCGCCGTTCCCGCTGTCGCAGTGCTCGCGCTAGGGATTTTCTTCCTCAGAGATATCGCCATTGCGCTTCTGTTTTCAGACAGCTTTGCCCCAATGGAGCAGTTGTTCGCCTGGCAATTATCCGGCGACGTGTTGAAGATCACCGCATGGGTTTTCGCTTTTTTGATGATTGGGCGTGGCTTGGTGGTGGAGTTCATCCTCACCGAAATCTTGGGAGCGCTTGTTTTCGTTCTGGCGACCTGGCTACTGACCCCAGTAATGGGATTCACCGGTGTTGCGGCGGCCCATTGCCTCAATTACGCTATATATCTGTTGGTCGTCGCTTGGCTGACCGTTGGGACGCCTGACCGGCGAAAGCGTCTCTTGGCAATAACCGAGTAA
- a CDS encoding DegT/DnrJ/EryC1/StrS family aminotransferase — protein MTDVPFLDLKKITGAAREDLIEAAARVIDSGWFVLGEEVRRFESQFAAYCETSRCVGVANGLDALTLGLRAMAIGPGDEVIVPSNTYIATWLAVSHLGATPVPVEPDERTYNLDPHRIASAITERTKAIMPVHLYGQPADLDSIRTVAGRHGLQVLEDGAQAQGARYRGRRLGGGNSIVAWSFYPGKNLGALGDGGAVTCGDVDLADRLATFRNYGSRTKYHNEVIGYNSRLDEIHAAFLQVKLARLDAENDRRRAIAGRYLSDMQSSGLLLPFVPDWAEPVWHVFVVRHPARNDFAQRLAREGIGTVIHYPVPPHLQPAYASLGLGKGSFPISEAIHDEVISLPIGPSMSEEQVDHVIDAVNRLA, from the coding sequence GTGACCGACGTCCCGTTTCTGGATCTCAAGAAGATTACGGGTGCCGCGCGAGAGGATCTGATCGAAGCCGCTGCCCGCGTGATCGATTCCGGCTGGTTCGTTCTAGGTGAGGAAGTGCGGCGTTTCGAAAGCCAGTTCGCCGCTTATTGCGAGACAAGCCGGTGCGTGGGCGTTGCAAATGGATTGGACGCACTTACCCTGGGGCTTCGTGCGATGGCTATCGGCCCGGGCGACGAAGTGATCGTTCCGTCAAACACGTATATAGCAACATGGTTGGCGGTCAGTCATCTTGGTGCGACACCAGTGCCGGTCGAGCCGGACGAGCGGACTTATAATCTCGACCCGCATCGGATAGCATCCGCCATAACTGAGCGGACTAAGGCGATCATGCCGGTCCATCTTTACGGGCAGCCCGCCGATCTCGATTCAATTCGCACAGTCGCTGGCCGGCACGGACTGCAGGTTTTGGAGGATGGTGCGCAGGCGCAGGGCGCACGATACCGGGGCAGACGCCTGGGTGGCGGCAATTCGATTGTCGCTTGGAGCTTTTATCCTGGTAAAAACCTTGGCGCACTTGGCGATGGCGGCGCGGTCACGTGTGGAGACGTTGACCTCGCAGATCGATTGGCGACGTTTCGTAACTACGGATCCCGCACCAAATATCACAACGAAGTAATCGGCTATAACAGTCGGCTGGACGAGATTCATGCCGCGTTTCTCCAGGTCAAACTCGCTAGGCTGGACGCGGAGAACGATCGTCGCCGTGCCATCGCCGGGCGATATCTGTCGGATATGCAGTCGAGCGGCCTGTTATTGCCCTTTGTGCCTGACTGGGCCGAGCCGGTGTGGCACGTTTTCGTGGTCCGCCACCCCGCGCGCAATGATTTCGCTCAGCGTTTGGCGAGAGAAGGCATAGGGACCGTTATTCATTACCCGGTCCCGCCACATCTCCAGCCGGCCTATGCATCTCTCGGGCTTGGGAAGGGCAGCTTCCCTATCAGCGAGGCAATTCACGATGAGGTGATAAGTCTTCCCATCGGACCGAGCATGTCCGAGGAACAGGTGGATCATGTCATCGACGCTGTAAACCGGCTCGCCTGA
- a CDS encoding WxcM-like domain-containing protein, with amino-acid sequence MASLTHPTADVQASSIGDDTRIWQFCVILPGATIGRGCNICAHVLIENDVVLGDNVTVKSGVQLWDGVTVEDDAFLGPNVTFTNDLKPRSKRYPERFARTFVRRGASIGANATILPGITIGENAMVGAGAVVTRDVPDFATVIGNPATIIGYTNTKASALAVDGAPNEGNEAISIVPGVELISLRVAADMRGKLTVAQEGQGLPFLPQRIFMVHDVPSRETRGEHAHHECHQLLICAHGQCVAIADNGFVRQEFLLDANAKALYMPPRIWGTQYRYSNDAVLLVLASHPYDPADYVRDYREYLELIGVSE; translated from the coding sequence ATGGCCTCACTCACCCATCCGACTGCCGACGTCCAGGCATCGTCCATAGGTGACGACACGCGAATTTGGCAATTTTGCGTCATTCTGCCGGGCGCCACAATCGGCCGGGGATGCAATATTTGCGCTCATGTGCTGATAGAAAACGATGTGGTTCTGGGCGATAACGTAACTGTAAAGAGTGGAGTTCAACTTTGGGACGGGGTGACTGTGGAGGACGACGCATTCCTCGGTCCTAACGTAACATTTACCAACGATTTAAAGCCGCGTTCCAAGCGGTATCCAGAAAGGTTCGCACGCACCTTCGTCCGCCGGGGTGCGTCGATCGGGGCTAATGCCACAATTCTGCCAGGCATCACCATTGGCGAAAACGCGATGGTTGGAGCGGGCGCAGTGGTGACGCGGGACGTACCCGATTTTGCTACCGTAATCGGCAATCCCGCTACGATCATTGGCTACACGAACACCAAAGCTTCTGCGTTGGCGGTGGATGGTGCGCCCAATGAGGGAAACGAAGCAATTAGCATAGTGCCCGGCGTTGAGTTAATCTCGCTTCGTGTCGCTGCCGATATGCGAGGCAAGCTGACTGTTGCGCAAGAGGGACAAGGCCTACCATTTCTTCCGCAGCGTATTTTTATGGTTCATGATGTGCCCAGTCGTGAAACCCGTGGAGAGCACGCGCATCATGAATGCCATCAGTTGCTGATTTGCGCACATGGCCAATGCGTTGCGATCGCCGACAACGGGTTCGTACGTCAGGAATTTCTTCTCGACGCAAACGCCAAGGCGCTTTACATGCCGCCGCGCATTTGGGGCACGCAATATCGTTACAGCAACGATGCAGTGCTGCTTGTTTTGGCCTCGCACCCATACGATCCAGCAGATTACGTTCGCGACTATCGCGAATATCTAGAATTGATCGGAGTATCCGAGTGA
- a CDS encoding sugar transferase, whose amino-acid sequence MDFLLTGVQPLRPIFWARIRFQATIGIVLAAVLPAIGGILFYGIGTADIGLRNTLIGTSIAIVIGAWLTRNVATYPGSEALASALSSFSLAFGVLLIAFVLGRISYNRTTLLLGYSLTLGWFFLVGALVQRRQQLHIGILPFGDMGQLPKFPHVTWRVLESPEASTAGLDAIAADLRIDLPSEWDRKLADYALANMPVYHVKHLMESLTGMVELEHLSENSFGSLTPRHDYMILKRSIDWLVALAMGVLLFPFLLLVGLLVRLDSPGPALFRQERIGYQGRPFTVYKFRTMKISASNPSAVRDLAITRDRDNRITPIGRFLRKSRIDELPQILNVLKGEMSWIGPRPEASVLSQWYEAEIPFYRYRHVIRPGIAGWAQVCQGHVADVDDVRSKLHYDFYYIKQYSPWIDLLIVVRTIRTIITGFGAR is encoded by the coding sequence GTGGATTTTCTTTTGACTGGCGTTCAACCTCTACGACCGATTTTCTGGGCTCGGATACGATTCCAGGCAACCATCGGGATCGTGCTTGCTGCGGTGCTTCCTGCCATCGGCGGCATCTTGTTTTACGGTATCGGGACTGCTGATATCGGCCTGCGGAATACGTTGATCGGCACATCGATTGCAATCGTGATCGGCGCTTGGTTGACGCGCAACGTCGCGACATATCCCGGTTCGGAAGCCCTGGCTTCGGCGCTTTCGTCTTTCAGCCTAGCATTCGGCGTTCTGCTGATCGCTTTCGTGCTCGGTCGCATTTCCTATAATCGTACGACTTTGCTGCTGGGCTATTCGCTTACTTTGGGATGGTTTTTCCTCGTCGGCGCGTTGGTTCAGCGCCGCCAGCAGTTGCATATTGGGATACTGCCGTTCGGCGACATGGGCCAGCTTCCCAAATTCCCGCATGTCACCTGGCGAGTTCTGGAATCGCCAGAAGCTTCGACTGCTGGGCTCGATGCTATCGCGGCGGACTTACGGATTGATCTTCCGAGCGAATGGGACAGGAAATTGGCCGATTATGCCTTGGCCAATATGCCCGTCTATCACGTCAAGCATCTGATGGAATCCCTGACCGGCATGGTGGAACTGGAGCATCTTTCGGAGAACAGCTTCGGATCGCTCACCCCGCGGCATGATTACATGATCTTGAAGCGATCCATCGATTGGCTGGTGGCGCTCGCGATGGGGGTTCTCCTCTTCCCCTTCCTTCTCCTTGTCGGTCTTCTTGTGCGCCTGGATTCACCGGGGCCTGCTCTGTTCCGGCAGGAGAGGATCGGATATCAGGGCAGGCCCTTTACCGTTTACAAGTTCCGCACCATGAAGATCTCGGCATCCAATCCGAGTGCGGTGCGTGATCTCGCCATCACTCGCGACCGCGACAATCGCATCACTCCGATCGGAAGATTCTTGCGCAAATCGCGGATCGACGAACTTCCGCAAATCCTGAATGTCCTCAAGGGCGAGATGAGCTGGATCGGCCCGCGTCCCGAAGCTTCGGTTCTGTCGCAGTGGTACGAAGCGGAAATACCGTTCTATCGGTATCGCCACGTCATTCGACCGGGAATCGCCGGCTGGGCACAGGTCTGTCAGGGCCACGTGGCCGATGTGGATGATGTCCGAAGCAAGCTTCATTACGATTTTTATTATATCAAACAGTATTCGCCGTGGATCGATCTCTTGATTGTGGTGCGGACGATCCGAACCATAATCACAGGCTTTGGCGCGCGCTGA
- the rfbC gene encoding dTDP-4-dehydrorhamnose 3,5-epimerase: MSHQLPQLIHPRRHGDSRGWFTETYNRDSFADRGIDVVFVQDNHSLSKPIFTLRGLHFQAPPRAQDKLVRCVSGRIYDVAVDVRSGSPTFGHWVGAELSAENGDQLFVPVGFAHGFLTLEPNCEVVYKCSDTYAPGADGGIAWDSANIDWPLPPGAAPELSEKDRHQPTLSTFDSPFLYDGYPLEPIS, translated from the coding sequence ATGTCGCATCAGCTCCCTCAGCTCATACATCCCCGCCGTCATGGCGACTCACGCGGTTGGTTTACCGAAACCTACAATCGCGATTCATTCGCCGATCGGGGTATCGATGTCGTATTCGTGCAGGACAACCACTCGCTTTCCAAACCGATATTCACCTTGCGCGGCCTGCATTTTCAAGCGCCGCCACGCGCACAAGACAAGCTCGTGAGGTGCGTCAGCGGGCGGATTTACGATGTCGCTGTCGATGTGCGCTCGGGCTCGCCCACCTTTGGCCATTGGGTGGGCGCCGAACTCAGCGCCGAGAACGGGGATCAATTGTTCGTCCCGGTAGGATTCGCGCACGGCTTCCTAACACTTGAGCCGAATTGCGAAGTCGTTTATAAATGTTCTGACACATACGCTCCCGGGGCGGACGGTGGGATTGCATGGGACAGTGCGAACATCGATTGGCCGCTTCCACCGGGCGCTGCCCCCGAGCTTTCTGAGAAAGATCGACACCAACCCACCCTTTCAACGTTCGATAGCCCGTTCTTGTACGACGGATATCCGCTCGAACCGATTTCGTGA
- the rfbB gene encoding dTDP-glucose 4,6-dehydratase translates to MLIFVTGGAGFIGSALVRHLIRDTQHEVLNFDKLTYAGDPSTVSVVAESDRYRFVQGDICDADAVRTAIAEFRPDVITHLAAESHVDRSIDGPGAFIDTNIVGTFVMLSEARAYWQALDAAERENFRFHHISTDEVYGSLGETGLFTEETPYDPRSPYSASKAGSDHLVSAWGHTYGLPILITNCSNNYGPYHFPEKLIPLMIAKALDGEPLPIYGAGDQVRDWLYVEDHVKALRTVFERGTPGRTYNVGGHNEKQNIEVVRALCSILDRLAPRADGKNYAEQITSVADRPGHDKRYAIDATRIGEELGWRPEETFETGIEKTVRWYLENQDWWRPLVAEKAAERRGISK, encoded by the coding sequence ATGCTTATCTTTGTAACCGGCGGGGCCGGCTTCATAGGCTCGGCGCTGGTCCGCCACCTCATTCGCGACACGCAGCACGAGGTGCTGAATTTCGACAAGCTGACCTACGCCGGTGATCCATCGACAGTCAGCGTAGTGGCTGAATCCGATCGCTATCGATTTGTGCAGGGTGACATTTGCGACGCAGACGCAGTCCGCACCGCGATCGCCGAATTTCGACCGGACGTGATCACGCACCTCGCCGCAGAGAGCCACGTAGATCGGTCGATCGATGGGCCGGGGGCATTCATCGATACGAATATCGTGGGAACGTTCGTCATGCTTTCGGAAGCACGCGCCTACTGGCAGGCGCTCGACGCGGCAGAGCGCGAGAACTTCCGCTTCCACCACATCTCGACCGACGAAGTGTATGGAAGCCTTGGTGAAACCGGGCTCTTCACGGAAGAGACGCCTTACGATCCCCGCTCCCCCTACTCGGCGTCGAAGGCGGGCAGCGATCATCTTGTGAGTGCGTGGGGCCACACTTATGGACTCCCCATACTCATCACTAACTGTTCGAACAATTACGGACCCTATCACTTCCCCGAAAAGCTGATACCGCTCATGATCGCCAAAGCGCTTGATGGTGAGCCGCTGCCAATCTACGGCGCCGGAGATCAAGTGCGCGACTGGCTTTACGTGGAGGATCACGTGAAAGCGCTGCGCACCGTATTCGAGCGCGGAACGCCGGGGCGTACCTACAATGTCGGCGGCCACAATGAGAAGCAGAACATTGAAGTTGTTCGGGCTCTCTGTTCGATCCTGGATCGGCTCGCACCACGAGCCGACGGCAAGAACTATGCCGAGCAGATCACGTCCGTCGCCGATCGTCCGGGTCATGACAAACGATACGCGATAGACGCGACGCGGATTGGCGAGGAATTGGGCTGGCGCCCCGAAGAGACTTTCGAGACGGGTATCGAGAAGACTGTACGCTGGTATCTTGAGAATCAGGATTGGTGGCGTCCGCTAGTGGCAGAGAAAGCCGCCGAGCGACGCGGGATTTCCAAGTGA